One window from the genome of Gambusia affinis linkage group LG14, SWU_Gaff_1.0, whole genome shotgun sequence encodes:
- the LOC122843864 gene encoding gastrula zinc finger protein XlCGF57.1-like, whose protein sequence is MSLVHPEREFIHEQLTSAEETLAEFKTIIVKAEEEVDDQRRLLGLTQAPQIVLHRIDFLHPDDVKEERLFNQENISNLDREEPEAPRIKEEQEELPCQQIKEEPEDLEHQELKEEQESQEIEQVVVKWETDVFMVTPTNNHKESERDEELQQNNHHSTKQNQLNKTQDKNLYSCRICDETFTENSLLTKHLKIHTDEGLFSCKICGKTSSRKCHLDVHMRTHTGEKPFLCNLCGKGFSQKGHLTIHTRTHTGERPFSCKICEKGFIEKGLLTDHMSVHTGERPFLCKVCGKDFRLKADLRRHTMTHTGGKRFACVICFKTFCRKGRLTLHMESHTGEDPFSCKICGEGFCEKDFLTEHMKIHTGDRPFPCKICGKSFSRKSSLTVHVRTHVAEKPFSCEICGKGFCAKAFLNLHMRVHTGDRPFSCVICGKTYTQKNHLSVHLRTHTSDRPFSCTLCGKSFQYKQSLTEHLTIHTGERPFLCKVCGKRFREKCHLTVHMRIHTGEKPFSCNVCDKRFCKKCHLTVHMRIHTGEKPFSCSICEKRFCKKCSLILHMRNHASENLVSC, encoded by the coding sequence ACTTTCTGCATCCTGATGATGTGAAGGAAGAGCGTCTGTTTAACCAAGAGAACATCTCTAATTTGGACCGGGAGGAACCAGAAGCACCGAGGATAAAGGAAGAGCAAGAGGAGCTGCCATGTCAGCAGATAAAAGAAGAGCCGGAGGATCTGGAACATCAGGAGTTAAAAGAAGAGCAGGAGAGTCAGGAAATAGAGCAAGTCGTGGTGAAGTGGGAGACTGATGTCTTCATGGTGACTCCTACAAACAATCACAAAGAATCAGAAAGAGATGAAGAGCTGCAGCAAAATAATCATCAtagtacaaaacaaaatcaactcaATAAAACTCAAGATAAAAATTTGTATTCTTGTAGAATTTGTGATGAAACGTTTACTGAAAACAGTTTATTGACGAAACACTTGAAAATTCACACAGATGAAGGACTTTTTTCTTGTAAGATATGTGGAAAAACCTCCAGTCGAAAATGTCATTTAGATGTTCACATGAGAACTCATACAGGGGAGAAGCCATTCTTGTGCAACCTGTGTGGAAAAGGTTTCAGTCAGAAAGGACATTTAACCATTCATACaagaactcacacaggtgagagaCCTTTCTCTTGCAAGATTTGTGAAAAAGGATTCATTGAAAAAGGTTTGTTGACTGATCACATGAGCGTTCACACAGGCGAGAGGCCTTTTCTGTGCAAGGTTTGTGGAAAAGATTTCCGTCTAAAAGCTGATTTACGCCGCCACACGATGACCCATACAGGTGGGAAGCGTTTCGCTTGTGTAATttgcttcaaaacattttgtcgTAAAGGACGTTTGACTCTTCACATGGAAAGTCACACAGGTGAAGACCCTTTCTCGTGTAAGATTTGTGGAGAAGGCttttgtgaaaaagattttttaactgaacacaTGAAAATTCACACTGGTGACAGACCTTTCCCTTGTAAGATTTGTGGAAAAAGCTTTAGTCGAAAAAGTAGTTTAACCGTTCACGTGAGAACTCACGTTGcagagaagcctttctcttgcGAGATTTGTGGAAAAGGTTTCTGTGCAAAAGCTTTTCTTAATCTTCACATGAGAGTTCACACAGGTGACAGGCCTTTTTCTTGTGTCATCTGTGGAAAAACCTACactcaaaaaaatcatttatctgTTCATTTGAGAACTCACACAAGTGACAGGCCTTTCTCATGCACACTGTGTGGGAAAAGTTTCCAATACAAACAGTCTTTAACAGAACACCTGACTATTCACACAGGTGAGCGGCCGTTCTTGTGCAAGGTGTGTGGAAAGCGTTTCCGTGAAAAATGCCATTTAACCGtccacatgagaattcacacggGTGAAAAGCCTTTCTCATGCAATGTTTGTGATAAAcgtttctgtaaaaaatgtcatttaactgttcacatgagaattcacacaggggagaagcctttctcatgcAGTATTTGTGAAAAGcgtttctgtaaaaaatgtagtttaattCTTCACATGAGAAATCATGCAAGTGAGAATTTGGTCTCTTGCTAG